The segment TGATTCTCTACTATATGACCTCTTTTAGAGCAAAGTTATGGGTACTTGTACATTATTAGCCATTTGACTTGAAAACTTGTTTCAGAATTGATACACAAGACTTTGGATTTTGTATTTTATGCTGATAGCATATCTTGCTTGGCTTTTTCAAATTAAACCTCAAATTTCAGTCTTCAGGCGAAGATGGAGGTCTAAAAGTTGAATACTTCACATTTTCACTGAACATTGCAGGTTTTCTGCAATCTGCAGCCTTGGTAATCAGTCATGCAGGTGATTTGAAGTTTTGGGATAATAGATCCATTTTGTTTATTTATGTGAACTGATAAACACATTATATAATGTCTCAGATTCTCAATAATCACCATAAATCTCTATGCAGGGTCAGGTAGCATATTTGAAACTCTACTTGTGAATCGGCCCCTTATTGTCGTAGTGAATGAAGCATTGATGGACAATCATCAGAGTGAATTAGCAGAGGAACTTGCAGAGAGAAAGTTCTTATATTGTGCTTGTCCTGAAACGCTAGCGAAAACCATAGAATGCATGGATCTAGAATCACTTCTCCCTTATCCACCATCAAATCCTATGCCAGTAGTTCAATCACTAAACCAATTTCTGGGGTTTCTTGATGATTGATAACCAATGCAAGCATTATTTTACATGTCCATGATAGAACACTTTAATACCTACTTCCTTAGAACTAGTTTTCCTGTTCTATGCTTGGGGTTCTCAAATTTAATGCCCTATCTAATTTAGAGGCAGAATGTATCTGAATGTGCACTTTACCTCTTCAATTTTTGGAATGACATGCCCGTAATATAAATTGCATATGATGAGGAAGCAGCCTAACATCTGTATTTTGTTTTAAGGGAGAGAAGGTGAAGGAAATTGGATATTTGCTAAATGTGTGGCATTTGATTTAATTTCAATGTGGACCAGAAGGTTAGGAACTTCCCTAGAAGTAATTTGATAATTGAGAAAAAGGtaagtcatattgtatcctactaCAAGTGGAGGATCTGTATTTTAATGTGACATTGCTTATGGTTTCTATTGCTTGCTGAATGAAACGACAGAAATGAAATGAACTTACGCGTGAATATTAGTATATTACTGACTAATAACATCATGGATCATATTTTAGACAGAGAAATCAAAGTCATGGATTGGTAAATAAGTGGATGTTTGGTGCTTAATCTTCACTATAATATTGTTTTCACTATAAAATATACAAGATGGAGCATGTATCATACCATTATTTGATTATACTTGTGAACAAGACATCGAGATTAACATTACAATAGTTTCAACTGTTTgtctattaattttttaaatatcaaTTATGGGAGACTGTCGTGGCACTTCCCCAATTATGGCGTAGTACCAACTTGCATGAATGTAGTATCGATCCTATATTGACAGCAGTGGCTTTTACCCTCCATAAATGCGGTAAGACTTAAGAAAAGTAGATCATAAACAATAAGATGATGCTTATAAGGTGATCTTGGGATAGCGAAGGACAGATTTATTTGCTAAAGAAAGATAGTGGAACCCTGTTTGGAGCCACATCCATGTTTATATGAAGAGGCATAACCAGTGAAATAGAGACAACTGCCCTTTGTAGAAGGCTTAAAAGACAACGATCTTCTTAAAGAGATGGTTGAGGGCAAATCAATTGATCACTAATGCCATGATCAAGGAATCCTTCCCAATTTAGAAGCGCAAGAGCATTATGAGAGACCATAGGCTTAGTTACGAACTTCACATTTATAAGTTTTAGCAAATTATTGCAAGGAAGCTAATGGAGATGCATTACCTATAAGTAATAGAGGGATGACACATGACAAAATAAGTATGATCTTCAGTGCTGGGAGGTTTCCTTGCAAAATCCATAAGTCACCACCTTCCTGATCATTGAAAATGTGTCCTTAAAAGGAAATTCTAGTGATAAGAATAAAGGGCTAAGATTCTGGATGCATAAGTATGTCATGTtacacctacaatattttgttgtcTAATGACTTGA is part of the Cryptomeria japonica chromosome 10, Sugi_1.0, whole genome shotgun sequence genome and harbors:
- the LOC131073399 gene encoding uncharacterized protein LOC131073399 isoform X3 produces the protein MDSDRERERTVFVTVGTTSFDSLVKAVDSTQCKEALVSKGYTNLLIQLGRGTYFPTKSSGEDGGLKVEYFTFSLNIAGFLQSAALVISHAGSGSIFETLLVNRPLIVVVNEALMDNHQSELAEELAERKFLYCACPETLAKTIECMDLESLLPYPPSNPMPVVQSLNQFLGFLDD
- the LOC131073399 gene encoding uncharacterized protein LOC131073399 isoform X1; translation: MHHKLHQMHQGMDSDRERERTVFVTVGTTSFDSLVKAVDSTQCKEALVSKGYTNLLIQLGRGTYFPTKSSGEDGGLKVEYFTFSLNIAGFLQSAALVISHAGSGSIFETLLVNRPLIVVVNEALMDNHQSELAEELAERKFLYCACPETLAKTIECMDLESLLPYPPSNPMPVVQSLNQFLGFLDD
- the LOC131073399 gene encoding uncharacterized protein LOC131073399 isoform X2, whose translation is MRTGMDSDRERERTVFVTVGTTSFDSLVKAVDSTQCKEALVSKGYTNLLIQLGRGTYFPTKSSGEDGGLKVEYFTFSLNIAGFLQSAALVISHAGSGSIFETLLVNRPLIVVVNEALMDNHQSELAEELAERKFLYCACPETLAKTIECMDLESLLPYPPSNPMPVVQSLNQFLGFLDD